DNA sequence from the Candidatus Kuenenbacteria bacterium genome:
ACCCAATCCACCAGCTGGCGGACAAAACCCAAGAAGAGTTGGAGTTGGCTATAATTGACGCGGGGGCCGAAGATTTTCACCAAGACGAAGATGAAATAATTATTTATACAAATCCCAAAGAGCTACAGTTGGTCAAAGAAAAACTGGAGATTGCCGGCCTAGCAATTGACAGCGCCGACTTAGAAATGGTACCCAAGGAAAAAGTCTCCCTTGAGGGTGAAAGCTTGGAAAAAATTATTAAAATATTTGATCTTATAGACGAGCTCTCTGATTTGAGTGATTATTATACCAACTTAGAATAATGGTTATGAAAATCCTTGGTCTTGACCCTGGATATGCTCGCGCTGGCTGGGGCATTATTAGTCAAGAAAAAAATAATCTTGTCTACCTACAGTCTGGTTGCCTGGAAACTCCCAAAAATATGCTCCACGCGGAAAGACTTAAAAACCTCCAAGAGCAAATCAAAAAAATTATAAAAAAATATCAACCAGACGCTCTCGCCATTGAAGAGCTTTTCTTTTTTAAAAATTTAAAAACTGCCCTACAGGTAGCTGAATCGCGCGGGGTTATTTTGGCCACCATCTTTGAGGGAGGATTGCCTATTTATGAATTTACGCCCCTACAAATAAAGCAAGCGGTGACTTCTTATGGTCGTGCCGATAAAAATCAGATCCAGCAGATGGCCAGATTAATTCTCAATATGAAAGAAATAATTCAGCCAGATGATGCGGCTGATGCCGTGGCCGTGGCTATTACCTGTGCCCATAGTATTAATAAAAAATATTAATTATGGCCCAAAAACGTCTCAAAATAGCTTCTGTTTCTTCCGAACTCCATCCTTTTTCGAAAACCGGTGGCCTGGCTGACGTGGCTGAAAGTCTACCCACTGCTCTCCAGAAAATGGGTCACATCGTTATCTGTGTTACCCCGCTTTATGGCAAAATAATTGATAAACAAAAATTTAATCTGCGCTTGTTCAAAGAAGGAGTCAAGCTTATTGTTGATAGCGAGAATTACGTAGTTGTTAATTATTGGCAGGGAGAGTTGCCGTCTGGCCCGGTTGTTTATTTTATTGAAAATGAGAAATATTTTTCACGCAAGGAAAACCTTTATGGCTCGAGCCACGAAAATGCTAGATTTATTTTGTTTAATATTGCCACCCTAAAACTTCTCACGTTGATAAAATTTCGCGCTGATATTATCCAGTGCCACGACTGGCACACCGGTCTCATCCCCTATTATCTCAATCGTGATTTCAAGACTTCTTCGCACCTAAAAAAAACCGCCACCCTTTTTACTATCCACAATATCATCTATCAGCTGGGTCACAATTGGTGGATCATACCCAAAGAAAAACGTGATGATGGCAAATCAAGGTTGCCTCTCTTTAATAATTCCGACATAGAAAATATAAATTTTGACAAACGAGCGATTCTCAATGCCGATCTGATTAATACTGTTTCCGAAAACTATGCCAAAGAAATATTAAATAAAGAAAAAGGCCAAGGACTGAATGTCCTTTTGGCCAATCGCCAGGATCGCCTCTTCGGTGTTGTTAACGGTATTGAAAACAGTGACTACAACCCTGCGACCGACCCGGGCCTCAAAGCCAACTATACTTATAAAAATATTGAAGTCAAAGCTGTTAATAAGGCTCACCTACAGAAAAAATATGGTCTTTCTGTGACAAAAAAATTACCCCTTTTGGTGATGTCCTCACGTATCGCTTTTGAAAAGGGGTTTAATCTGGTTCTGGAGGTTTTGGAGCACTTGGCTCGCTATGACATGCAGATTATTATTATGGGCGACGGCGACAAAAATTATATCAATCAAATTGTTAAAATCTCGAGAAAGTACCCAAAAAAATTAATCTGGACGCCATTTGATCAAAAAAACGAAACCCTACTTTATGCCGGTGGCGATTTTCTGGTTTTGCCCTCCAACACTGAACCTTGCGGCCTAAATCAATTAAAGGCCCTGCGCTATGGCTGTATCCCCATCGTCCATTCCATTGGCGGGCTCAAGGATACTATTGATAATTTTGATTTTAATAATCGCCTTGGCAACGGCTTCACTTTTACCAATTATAGTTCCCTGTCTTTTTATGGTGCTATTATGAGAGCTAGGGAATATTACAAAAACCAGGCTATCTGGAAAAAGCTAGTCACCCAGTCAATGCGCTTGTCTTTTTCTTGGGATCTGCCAGCCAAACGTTATATACAATTATTCAAAAAAGCTATCAAACTAAAACAGGAATCTTTGGCCAAAACCACCAACCAAAACTAAAACGCCTATGCTTTGGGTAAATTTTTTACATTTTTATCAGCCCCCCACTGCTTCTGATGAACAGATTAAAGATATTGCCAAGAGCAGCTATGAGCCTTGGGCTGATTTTTTGTGGCAACATAAAAAAGTAAAAGTTACCATCAATTTTACAGCCTGCCTGACAGAAAGATTATTTCTTCTGGGTTATGACAAGCTATTGAAAAAATTTTCTCACCTTGCTGATAGGGGGCAGGTAGAATTTGTCGAGTCAGCCGCCTTTCATCCTATTTTGCCACTTTTGCCGGATAAAGAAATTATCAAACAGATAAAAATAAACCACTCCATTAACCGTCGGCGCTTCGGTTCTGTTTATCGCCCCAGAGGATTTTTCCTGCCAGAGATGGCCTATAGTCAAAGGGTCGCTGGTATTATCAACTATTTAAAATACCAATATCTTATACTCGACCAAATTTCCCTTGATGGCACCACCAAGAACAAAATTGATAGTGATTATAAATATCAAATAAAAGGCACTAACTTATTTGTTGTTTTCCGTGACCGCTTTATTAGCCAATCATTTGTGCCCCACGATCTTATAGACCTAGTCAGTACTGATAAAACAATAATTACTGCAACCGATGGTGAGCTCTATGGTCATCGTTATTGGAATTGGTGGCCGC
Encoded proteins:
- the ruvC gene encoding crossover junction endodeoxyribonuclease RuvC, whose amino-acid sequence is MKILGLDPGYARAGWGIISQEKNNLVYLQSGCLETPKNMLHAERLKNLQEQIKKIIKKYQPDALAIEELFFFKNLKTALQVAESRGVILATIFEGGLPIYEFTPLQIKQAVTSYGRADKNQIQQMARLILNMKEIIQPDDAADAVAVAITCAHSINKKY
- a CDS encoding glycogen synthase, with translation MAQKRLKIASVSSELHPFSKTGGLADVAESLPTALQKMGHIVICVTPLYGKIIDKQKFNLRLFKEGVKLIVDSENYVVVNYWQGELPSGPVVYFIENEKYFSRKENLYGSSHENARFILFNIATLKLLTLIKFRADIIQCHDWHTGLIPYYLNRDFKTSSHLKKTATLFTIHNIIYQLGHNWWIIPKEKRDDGKSRLPLFNNSDIENINFDKRAILNADLINTVSENYAKEILNKEKGQGLNVLLANRQDRLFGVVNGIENSDYNPATDPGLKANYTYKNIEVKAVNKAHLQKKYGLSVTKKLPLLVMSSRIAFEKGFNLVLEVLEHLARYDMQIIIMGDGDKNYINQIVKISRKYPKKLIWTPFDQKNETLLYAGGDFLVLPSNTEPCGLNQLKALRYGCIPIVHSIGGLKDTIDNFDFNNRLGNGFTFTNYSSLSFYGAIMRAREYYKNQAIWKKLVTQSMRLSFSWDLPAKRYIQLFKKAIKLKQESLAKTTNQN